A genomic window from Flintibacter sp. KGMB00164 includes:
- a CDS encoding alanine racemase: MRRLIIERSAIRNNMAVIKERAQGAALYGVVSGQGGGVGAVRLARLLRDAGVTRFGVNSVEEAQLLRESGFETEEILMLRSTVDREELEQLVDLSVVCTVSSVDTGLALNAVAENRSTVAEAHIQVDTGLGFGGFLISEPEKILLAYRSLPNVALSGIYTQLHAVTGKSQEVDGQLKQFQQVLEAIHQAGFETGTVHAAGSFALMHFDDARLDAVRAGSAILGRCRRTKGDGLTTVGYGEASITEVRWLPKGHTVGADKLIAMKKPTRVAVLPVGYQNGFGVERPRSQSLLELWRAWRRSRNRTVRLNGQRVRVIGSIGASETILNVTDVKCSAGDVAAFDLDPLYARGMPIEFR; this comes from the coding sequence ATGCGCAGATTGATCATTGAACGCTCCGCCATTCGAAACAATATGGCAGTGATCAAGGAGCGGGCCCAGGGGGCCGCCCTGTACGGCGTGGTGTCCGGTCAGGGAGGCGGTGTGGGCGCCGTGCGCCTGGCCCGGCTGCTCCGGGACGCCGGTGTGACCCGTTTCGGCGTCAACTCGGTGGAGGAGGCCCAGCTGCTGCGGGAGTCGGGCTTTGAGACCGAGGAGATCCTGATGCTGCGCTCCACCGTGGACCGGGAGGAGCTGGAACAGCTGGTGGACCTGAGCGTGGTGTGCACCGTCTCGTCTGTGGACACCGGCCTGGCCCTGAACGCCGTGGCGGAGAACCGCTCCACCGTGGCTGAGGCACACATTCAGGTGGACACCGGTCTTGGCTTTGGCGGCTTTTTGATCTCTGAGCCGGAGAAGATCCTGCTGGCCTACCGCTCTTTGCCCAACGTGGCTCTGTCCGGCATCTACACCCAGCTCCACGCCGTCACCGGCAAGAGCCAGGAGGTGGACGGCCAGCTCAAGCAATTCCAGCAGGTGCTGGAAGCCATCCATCAGGCAGGTTTCGAGACCGGCACCGTCCACGCCGCCGGTTCCTTCGCCCTGATGCACTTTGATGACGCCCGCCTGGACGCGGTGCGGGCCGGGTCGGCCATTCTGGGCCGCTGCCGCCGCACGAAAGGGGACGGGCTGACCACCGTGGGCTACGGCGAGGCCTCCATCACCGAGGTGCGCTGGCTGCCCAAGGGGCACACCGTGGGCGCGGACAAGCTCATCGCCATGAAAAAGCCCACCCGGGTGGCTGTCCTGCCGGTGGGTTACCAGAACGGCTTTGGGGTGGAGCGCCCCAGAAGTCAGAGCCTGCTGGAGCTGTGGCGGGCCTGGCGGCGCAGCCGCAACCGTACCGTGCGTCTCAACGGCCAGCGGGTGCGGGTCATCGGTTCCATCGGCGCCTCCGAGACCATCTTGAATGTCACCGATGTGAAGTGCTCCGCGGGAGATGTGGCCGCCTTTGACCTGGATCCCCTCTATGCCCGGGGTATGCCCATTGAATTTCGATAA
- the mutL gene encoding DNA mismatch repair endonuclease MutL, translating to MPTIQVLDSHVADLIAAGEVVERPASVAKELMENAIDAGASKVTVEISHGGLTFLRVTDDGKGIPAGELKTAFLRHATSKLRTAYDLEAIGTLGFRGEALAAISAVSRVEVMTRPADAPLGASLFLEGGVPGEIEEAGCPLGTTMVVRDLFYNTPARLKFMKKDSAEGAAVFAVVQRVALSHPEVSVKFIRDGKQELLTPGDGALQSAVYAVLGRELALGFREVKSGGDGIKVTGFVSQPACCRASRNWQFFFVNGRQVKSRLLMAALEQAYQNQKMVGKFPACVLHVEVKLSQVDVNVHPAKTEVKFGSEREVFNAVYHAVLSVLEGDRSHPQATFSPARPKQTPGQTTMPGLSAQTYRQLTVADVATPRFTPKPRPTWTPPPAAAPRPSVPKKAPYVESGVENLVEKVDNSVHPVENLVDKVDKIPQETLLNSKKLEKHAQVIPSEPQPQPIPEPVATPEPKDEPVEKPVHMPEPEAEPVPEVEPWRLAGEVLNTYIIVEQGDKILLIDKHAAHERMNFNRMKAQGYQAMAQTLLSPAICRLAPEEQAVLLSNLPLLEEFGFQVDDFGGGALAVREAPDYLDVEDIPDTLSQLAQKLLTTGHADPAAARDELLHTMACKAAIKGGWKTSPQELERVAQAVMDGSVKYCPHGRPVAIELTRKELEKQFKRA from the coding sequence ATGCCAACCATTCAAGTATTAGACTCCCATGTGGCCGACCTGATTGCCGCCGGCGAGGTGGTGGAGCGGCCCGCCAGCGTGGCCAAGGAGCTGATGGAAAACGCCATTGACGCCGGGGCCTCCAAGGTGACGGTGGAAATTTCCCACGGCGGGCTCACCTTTCTGCGGGTGACCGACGACGGCAAGGGCATCCCCGCCGGGGAGCTGAAAACCGCATTTCTCCGCCATGCCACCAGCAAGCTGCGCACCGCCTACGACCTGGAGGCCATCGGCACCCTGGGGTTCCGGGGCGAGGCTCTGGCGGCCATCTCGGCGGTGTCCCGGGTGGAGGTGATGACCCGCCCCGCGGATGCCCCCCTGGGTGCTTCCCTCTTCTTGGAGGGCGGCGTGCCCGGCGAGATCGAGGAGGCAGGCTGTCCCCTGGGCACCACCATGGTGGTGCGGGACCTGTTTTACAACACCCCCGCCCGGCTCAAATTTATGAAGAAGGACTCCGCCGAGGGAGCCGCCGTCTTTGCGGTGGTCCAGCGGGTGGCCCTGTCCCATCCGGAGGTGAGCGTCAAGTTCATCCGGGACGGCAAGCAGGAACTGCTCACCCCTGGAGACGGCGCCCTCCAGAGTGCGGTGTACGCCGTACTGGGCCGGGAGCTGGCCCTGGGCTTCCGGGAGGTGAAGAGCGGCGGCGACGGGATCAAAGTGACCGGTTTTGTCTCCCAGCCCGCCTGCTGCCGGGCCAGCCGGAACTGGCAGTTCTTCTTTGTCAACGGGCGGCAGGTGAAGTCCCGCCTGCTCATGGCCGCTCTGGAGCAGGCCTACCAGAACCAGAAGATGGTGGGCAAGTTTCCCGCCTGTGTCCTCCACGTGGAGGTGAAGCTGAGTCAGGTGGACGTAAACGTCCACCCCGCCAAGACCGAGGTAAAATTCGGCAGCGAGCGGGAGGTATTCAACGCCGTGTACCACGCCGTCCTCTCCGTCCTGGAAGGGGACCGCAGCCATCCACAGGCCACCTTCTCCCCTGCCCGTCCCAAGCAGACGCCCGGCCAGACTACCATGCCCGGACTGTCCGCCCAGACCTACCGCCAGCTCACCGTGGCTGACGTGGCCACGCCCCGCTTTACCCCCAAGCCCCGTCCCACCTGGACGCCGCCTCCCGCCGCCGCGCCCCGGCCTTCTGTCCCGAAAAAGGCCCCCTATGTGGAAAGCGGTGTGGAAAACTTGGTGGAGAAAGTGGACAACTCCGTACACCCTGTGGAAAACTTAGTGGACAAAGTGGATAAGATTCCGCAGGAAACCTTATTAAACTCCAAAAAGCTGGAGAAACACGCACAAGTTATCCCTTCCGAACCTCAGCCCCAGCCCATCCCAGAGCCAGTGGCCACGCCGGAACCCAAGGACGAGCCGGTGGAAAAACCTGTGCACATGCCGGAGCCGGAGGCCGAGCCGGTTCCCGAGGTGGAGCCCTGGCGCTTGGCCGGAGAGGTGCTGAACACCTATATTATTGTGGAGCAGGGGGACAAGATCCTGCTTATCGACAAGCACGCCGCCCACGAGCGGATGAACTTTAACCGCATGAAGGCCCAGGGGTACCAGGCCATGGCCCAGACCCTGCTCAGCCCCGCCATCTGCCGTCTGGCCCCGGAGGAGCAGGCGGTGCTGCTGAGCAATCTGCCCCTGTTGGAGGAGTTTGGCTTTCAGGTGGATGACTTCGGCGGCGGAGCGCTGGCGGTGCGGGAGGCTCCCGACTACCTGGACGTGGAGGACATCCCCGATACCCTCTCCCAGCTGGCCCAGAAGCTGCTTACCACCGGACACGCCGATCCCGCCGCTGCCCGGGATGAGCTGCTGCACACCATGGCTTGCAAGGCGGCCATCAAGGGGGGCTGGAAGACCAGTCCTCAGGAGCTGGAGCGGGTGGCTCAGGCAGTGATGGATGGAAGCGTCAAGTATTGCCCCCACGGGCGGCCGGTGGCGATTGAGCTGACACGGAAAGAATTGGAGAAGCAGTTTAAGCGGGCTTAA
- the miaB gene encoding tRNA (N6-isopentenyl adenosine(37)-C2)-methylthiotransferase MiaB, translating into MERNTTTISREDIARQMDHCHAVAQINAQRPQPPLAFVDTYGCQQNEADSERIRGYLQEMGYGFTQDEEQADVIVINTCAIREHAEQRVLGNLGALVHVKRRHPGQLICLCGCMAQEAHVAQKVKESYRHVDLVFGPQVLWRFPEFIHSLLTARGRVFQTPDLPGSIAEGIPVVRQDKVKAWVSIMYGCNNFCSYCIVPYVRGRERSREPEDILAEVRQLVEEGYKDITLLGQNVNSYGKDLENPMDFADLLSKVNEIPGDFLIRFMTSHPKDATQKLFETMARCEKVAPVLHLPFQAGNDRVLKVMNRRHTREQYLEKIRALKALIPDIVLTSDVIVGFPGETTEEFEDTLKVLEEVRYDALFTFIYSPRVGTPAAKMDDPMPREEKLANFNRLVALQDKISEEKHAAYIGKTVRCLIDGQGDDAEYPFTARTPGNRLVRVKGGTADDVGQFREINIIGANKWSLYGELSEK; encoded by the coding sequence ATGGAACGTAATACAACCACCATTTCCCGGGAGGACATCGCCCGGCAGATGGATCATTGTCACGCCGTTGCCCAGATCAATGCCCAGCGTCCCCAGCCCCCGCTGGCCTTTGTGGACACCTACGGCTGTCAGCAGAATGAGGCCGACTCCGAGCGCATCCGCGGTTATCTTCAGGAGATGGGCTACGGCTTTACCCAGGACGAGGAGCAGGCCGACGTGATCGTCATCAACACCTGCGCCATCCGGGAGCACGCCGAGCAGCGGGTGCTGGGCAACCTGGGTGCCCTGGTGCATGTAAAGCGCCGCCATCCCGGCCAGCTCATCTGCCTGTGCGGCTGCATGGCCCAGGAGGCCCATGTGGCCCAGAAGGTGAAGGAGTCCTACCGCCATGTGGACCTGGTCTTTGGTCCCCAGGTGCTGTGGCGCTTCCCTGAGTTCATCCACAGCCTGCTCACCGCCCGGGGCCGGGTGTTCCAGACCCCCGACCTGCCCGGCTCCATCGCCGAGGGCATCCCCGTGGTGCGCCAGGACAAGGTGAAGGCCTGGGTGTCTATCATGTATGGATGCAATAACTTCTGCTCCTACTGCATCGTGCCCTATGTCCGGGGCCGGGAGCGCTCCCGAGAGCCAGAGGATATCCTCGCGGAGGTCCGGCAGCTGGTGGAGGAGGGGTATAAGGATATTACCCTGCTGGGCCAGAACGTAAACTCCTACGGCAAGGACCTGGAAAATCCCATGGACTTTGCAGACCTCCTCTCCAAGGTCAACGAGATCCCCGGGGACTTCCTCATCCGCTTTATGACCTCCCACCCCAAGGATGCCACCCAGAAGCTCTTTGAGACCATGGCCCGGTGCGAGAAGGTGGCTCCGGTGCTTCACCTGCCCTTCCAGGCGGGCAACGACCGCGTCCTGAAGGTGATGAACCGCCGCCACACCCGGGAGCAGTATCTGGAAAAGATTCGTGCCCTGAAGGCCCTCATCCCCGACATCGTGCTCACCTCCGATGTCATCGTGGGCTTCCCCGGGGAGACCACCGAGGAGTTTGAGGACACCCTGAAGGTGCTGGAAGAGGTGCGCTACGACGCCCTGTTTACCTTCATCTACTCCCCCCGTGTGGGTACCCCTGCCGCCAAGATGGACGACCCCATGCCCCGGGAGGAGAAGCTTGCCAACTTCAACCGCCTGGTGGCCCTCCAGGACAAGATCTCTGAGGAGAAGCACGCCGCCTACATCGGCAAGACGGTGCGCTGCCTCATTGACGGCCAGGGGGATGATGCGGAGTATCCCTTTACCGCCCGGACGCCGGGTAACCGTTTGGTGAGAGTGAAGGGCGGTACTGCCGATGATGTGGGGCAGTTCCGGGAGATCAATATTATTGGGGCCAATAAGTGGTCGCTTTACGGGGAATTGTCGGAGAAATAA
- the mutS gene encoding DNA mismatch repair protein MutS, with translation MAELTPMMKQYLEMKDRNPDSILFFRLGDFYEMFFDDAKLVSKELDLTLTTRDRNKPPEERTPMCGVPYHSCESYIARLIAKGYKVAICEQTEDPATAKGLVDRDIIRIISPGTVISASMLEEGKNNFLSAVYADESGVGLCLCDISTGEVFATSFPAGPEARDHLENELGRFHPTEAVLSEGAWALVGLTDFLKDRLDCMCQHWEEEGFALDHAREMVDKQFTAGLETLPAGDTAAVQATGGLLRYLYDTQKTDLGHIAAFSYYTTGQFMELDLTARQTLELTETLRGKEKKGSLLWVMDKTRTPMGHRLIRGWMERPLLSPVQIARRQQAVGDLVEDIITREELTLTLREVTDLERLIGRVVYGTAGGRDLTALAAGLGKLPRIRELLSPCSSALLQSLAEQLDDLPELRELLQRALVDEPPFSVREGKFIREGYSEEVDRLRNVMDHGADMLADLEARTKEQTGIKNMKVGYNKVFGYYIEVAKSQTNLVPEGWVRKQTTVNSERYISQELKDLEHTILSAQDKVVALEYQLFCELKDTVCRHVTQVQKSAAAVAQVDVLNSFATVAAAGNYCMPQVDNSSVLNIVEGRHPVVEKMLKDSLFVPNDTHMDDGDDLCAIITGPNMAGKSTYMRQVALITLMAQMGSFVPAKSAHIGVVDRVFTRIGASDDLSAGQSTFMVEMTEVAQLLKNATRRSLLILDEIGRGTSTYDGMAIARSVLEYCADKRRLGCKTLFATHYHELTVLEGEIPGVKNYNIAAKKRKDQVIFLRKIVRGGADQSYGIEVAQLAGVPDRVIKRAREILKDLEAGGVERPVVSVQEDSGQVSLGDLGGETVLKKLRMTDVNILSPIEALNLLNELKQDLN, from the coding sequence ATGGCAGAACTGACCCCCATGATGAAACAATATCTGGAGATGAAGGACCGCAACCCAGACTCCATTTTGTTTTTCCGACTGGGCGATTTTTATGAAATGTTCTTCGACGACGCCAAGCTGGTGTCCAAGGAGCTGGACCTGACCCTCACTACCCGGGACCGGAACAAGCCCCCGGAGGAGCGCACCCCCATGTGCGGCGTGCCCTACCACTCCTGTGAGAGCTACATCGCCCGGCTCATCGCCAAGGGCTACAAGGTGGCCATTTGCGAGCAGACCGAGGACCCCGCCACCGCCAAGGGCCTGGTGGACCGGGATATCATCCGCATCATCTCCCCGGGCACCGTTATTTCTGCCTCCATGCTGGAGGAGGGAAAAAACAACTTCCTCAGCGCCGTCTATGCTGACGAGTCAGGGGTAGGCCTGTGCCTGTGTGATATCTCCACCGGCGAGGTGTTTGCCACCTCCTTCCCTGCCGGACCGGAGGCCCGGGACCACCTGGAAAACGAGCTGGGCCGCTTCCATCCCACCGAGGCGGTGCTCTCCGAGGGGGCCTGGGCGCTGGTGGGCCTCACCGACTTTTTGAAGGATCGGCTGGACTGCATGTGCCAGCACTGGGAGGAAGAGGGCTTTGCCCTGGACCATGCCCGGGAGATGGTGGATAAGCAGTTTACCGCCGGGCTGGAGACCCTGCCTGCCGGCGACACCGCCGCCGTCCAGGCCACGGGGGGGCTGCTGCGCTACCTCTACGACACCCAGAAGACCGATTTGGGACACATCGCCGCCTTTTCCTACTACACCACGGGGCAGTTTATGGAGCTGGACCTCACCGCCCGGCAGACTCTGGAACTTACCGAAACCCTGCGGGGCAAAGAGAAAAAGGGCTCCCTGCTGTGGGTGATGGACAAGACCCGCACCCCCATGGGCCACCGCCTCATCCGGGGCTGGATGGAGCGGCCCCTCCTCTCCCCCGTACAGATCGCCCGGCGGCAGCAGGCGGTGGGCGACCTGGTGGAGGACATCATCACCCGGGAGGAGCTGACCCTCACCCTGCGGGAGGTCACCGACCTGGAGCGGCTCATTGGCCGGGTGGTGTACGGCACCGCCGGAGGCCGAGACCTCACCGCCCTGGCGGCGGGCCTGGGGAAACTGCCCCGCATCCGGGAGCTGCTCTCCCCCTGCTCCTCCGCTCTGCTCCAGTCCCTGGCTGAGCAGCTGGACGATCTGCCCGAACTGCGGGAGCTTCTCCAGCGTGCCCTGGTGGACGAGCCTCCCTTCTCCGTGCGGGAGGGCAAGTTCATCCGGGAGGGGTACAGCGAAGAGGTGGACCGGCTGCGCAACGTGATGGACCACGGGGCGGACATGCTGGCCGACCTGGAGGCACGCACCAAGGAGCAGACCGGCATCAAGAATATGAAGGTGGGCTACAACAAGGTCTTTGGCTACTACATCGAGGTGGCCAAGTCCCAGACCAACCTGGTGCCCGAGGGCTGGGTGCGCAAGCAGACCACCGTCAATTCCGAGCGTTACATCTCCCAGGAGCTCAAAGACCTGGAGCACACCATCCTCTCCGCCCAGGACAAGGTGGTGGCCCTGGAGTATCAGCTCTTCTGCGAACTGAAGGACACCGTCTGCCGCCACGTCACCCAGGTGCAGAAGAGCGCCGCCGCCGTGGCTCAGGTGGACGTGCTCAACTCCTTTGCCACCGTGGCCGCCGCGGGCAATTACTGTATGCCCCAGGTGGACAATTCCTCGGTGCTGAACATTGTGGAGGGACGCCACCCGGTGGTAGAGAAGATGCTCAAGGACTCCCTCTTTGTCCCCAACGACACCCACATGGACGACGGGGACGACCTGTGCGCCATCATCACCGGCCCCAACATGGCGGGCAAATCCACCTACATGCGCCAGGTGGCCCTCATTACTCTCATGGCTCAGATGGGCTCCTTTGTCCCCGCCAAGTCCGCCCACATCGGAGTGGTGGACCGGGTATTTACCCGCATCGGGGCCAGCGACGACCTGAGCGCGGGCCAGTCCACCTTCATGGTGGAGATGACCGAGGTGGCCCAGCTGCTGAAAAACGCCACCCGCCGCTCCCTGCTCATTTTGGACGAGATCGGCCGGGGCACCAGCACCTACGACGGCATGGCCATCGCCCGGTCGGTGCTGGAGTACTGCGCCGACAAGCGGCGGCTGGGGTGCAAGACCCTCTTTGCCACCCACTACCACGAGCTTACCGTCCTGGAGGGAGAGATCCCCGGGGTGAAAAATTACAATATCGCCGCCAAAAAGCGGAAAGACCAGGTGATTTTCCTGCGAAAGATCGTCCGGGGTGGAGCCGACCAGAGCTACGGTATCGAGGTAGCCCAGCTGGCGGGCGTGCCCGACCGGGTCATCAAGCGTGCCCGGGAGATTTTAAAGGACCTGGAGGCCGGAGGCGTGGAGCGTCCGGTGGTTTCCGTCCAAGAGGACAGCGGGCAGGTGTCTCTGGGAGATCTGGGAGGCGAGACGGTGCTGAAAAAACTGCGGATGACCGATGTGAATATTCTCTCCCCCATTGAAGCACTGAATCTGCTCAATGAATTGAAGCAGGACCTGAACTAA
- a CDS encoding ATP-grasp domain-containing protein codes for MSELSFQPLLFGGDINVYSVARAFHEAYGVKSIAYGRYPSFPCHGSAIIDYRVCADNESADAFRKNVAQVCKEFPDKKVLVMGCGDSYVQLAAHCKDQLPENAIAPYIDGELLDTLINKEKFYALCDQHGIDHPATFIYDKSMGHDFTLPWGPPYIAKPADSVAYWACGVHELAKVYICQSWEELLAALDQVYAAGYPDHMVLQEFIPGDDTYMRVLTNYSDRNGKVKLMCLGHVLLEEHSPHGIGNHAVILTEHDEELSQKIKGLLEDLHFTGFSNFDIKYDQRDGKYKAFEINCRQGRSNYYVTGSGHNIAKLVVEDRVEEKELPFEITKNRSLWRMVPKKVAFDFTPKKYHQEMKSLIRAGADHHSLVYEGDGSLKRRLRVWKNHLGNMKRFEKYNKKPQD; via the coding sequence ATGAGTGAGTTATCCTTCCAGCCGCTGCTGTTTGGCGGCGATATCAACGTGTACAGCGTGGCCCGTGCCTTCCATGAGGCCTACGGCGTCAAGAGCATTGCCTATGGCCGCTACCCCTCCTTCCCCTGCCACGGCAGCGCCATCATTGACTACCGGGTGTGCGCCGACAACGAGAGCGCCGACGCCTTCCGCAAGAATGTGGCTCAGGTGTGCAAGGAATTTCCGGACAAGAAGGTCCTGGTCATGGGCTGCGGCGACAGCTATGTCCAGCTGGCCGCCCACTGCAAGGACCAGCTGCCGGAAAACGCCATTGCACCCTACATTGACGGCGAGCTGCTGGACACCCTCATCAACAAGGAGAAGTTTTACGCTCTGTGTGACCAGCACGGCATCGACCACCCCGCCACCTTCATCTACGACAAATCCATGGGTCACGACTTCACCCTGCCCTGGGGACCGCCCTACATCGCCAAGCCTGCCGACTCCGTGGCCTATTGGGCCTGCGGCGTCCACGAGCTGGCCAAGGTCTACATCTGCCAGAGCTGGGAGGAGCTGCTTGCCGCCCTGGACCAGGTGTACGCCGCCGGTTACCCCGACCACATGGTGCTCCAGGAGTTCATTCCCGGAGATGACACCTATATGCGGGTGCTGACCAACTACTCCGACCGCAACGGCAAGGTGAAGCTCATGTGTCTGGGCCACGTGCTGCTGGAGGAGCACTCCCCCCACGGCATCGGCAACCACGCCGTCATCCTTACCGAGCACGACGAGGAGCTGTCCCAGAAGATCAAGGGCCTGCTGGAGGACCTGCACTTTACCGGCTTCTCCAACTTTGACATCAAGTACGACCAGCGGGACGGCAAGTACAAGGCCTTTGAAATCAACTGCCGCCAGGGCCGGAGCAACTACTATGTCACCGGATCGGGGCATAATATTGCCAAGCTGGTGGTGGAGGACCGGGTGGAGGAGAAGGAACTGCCCTTTGAAATCACCAAGAACCGCTCTCTGTGGCGGATGGTACCCAAAAAGGTGGCCTTTGACTTCACTCCCAAGAAGTACCACCAGGAGATGAAGTCCCTCATCCGCGCCGGAGCCGATCACCACTCCCTGGTGTATGAGGGGGATGGGTCCCTCAAGCGCCGGCTGCGGGTGTGGAAGAATCACCTGGGAAATATGAAGCGGTTTGAGAAGTATAACAAGAAACCGCAGGATTAA
- a CDS encoding amino acid racemase, translating into MSNDRLGVIGGMGPQATNTFYQYIIDRTDARTDQEHLSVLIFSDCAMPDRTAAILGTQAQKDEVYERLLSDARMLEGAGCTAIAVPCNTSHYFLDRVQEQISIPIIHMIRETARLLVSQGKKRPGILATDGTIRTGLYQREFAAFGIYAAAPRPAAQKQVMSLIYDDIKAGKAGDPEKFAAFTKDLVEQGCDCAVLACTELSVFASEHHLSSFYVDAMEVLAQRSIEVCHKPLRTIFRK; encoded by the coding sequence ATGAGCAACGACCGTCTTGGCGTCATCGGGGGCATGGGCCCCCAGGCCACCAACACCTTTTATCAATATATCATCGACCGCACCGACGCCCGCACCGATCAGGAGCACCTCTCGGTGCTGATTTTTTCCGACTGCGCCATGCCCGACCGCACAGCGGCCATCCTGGGTACCCAGGCACAGAAGGACGAAGTCTACGAGCGCCTGCTGTCCGACGCCCGCATGCTGGAGGGGGCGGGATGCACCGCCATCGCGGTGCCCTGCAACACCTCCCACTACTTCCTGGACCGGGTGCAGGAGCAGATCTCCATCCCCATCATCCACATGATCCGGGAGACCGCCCGGCTGCTGGTAAGCCAGGGGAAGAAGCGCCCCGGCATTCTGGCCACCGACGGCACCATCCGCACCGGTCTGTACCAGCGGGAGTTTGCCGCCTTCGGCATCTACGCCGCCGCACCCCGGCCTGCCGCTCAGAAGCAGGTGATGTCTCTCATCTATGACGACATCAAAGCGGGCAAAGCGGGAGACCCGGAGAAGTTTGCCGCCTTCACCAAAGACCTGGTGGAGCAGGGCTGCGACTGCGCCGTGCTGGCCTGCACCGAACTGTCCGTCTTTGCCAGTGAGCACCACCTGTCCTCCTTCTACGTGGACGCCATGGAGGTGCTGGCCCAACGCTCCATCGAGGTGTGCCACAAGCCTCTGCGCACCATTTTCCGAAAATAA